The proteins below come from a single Hemitrygon akajei chromosome 2, sHemAka1.3, whole genome shotgun sequence genomic window:
- the rps18 gene encoding small ribosomal subunit protein uS13, which translates to MSLVIPEKFQHILRVLNTNIDGRRKIAFAITAIKGVGRRYAHVVLRKADIDLSKRAGELSEEEVERIITIMQNPRQYKIPDWFLNRQKDVKDGKYSQVLANGLDNKLREDLERLKKIRAHRGLRHFWGLRVRGQHTKTTGRRGRTVGVSKKK; encoded by the exons ATG TCCTTGGTTATTCCtgaaaagttccagcacattctTCGAGTGCTCAACACCAACATAGATGGGCGAAGGAAGATAGCGTTCGCTATCACCGCCATCAAG GGTGTTGGGAGACGCTATGCTCATGTGGTGCTGAGGAAAGCGGATATTGACTTGAGCAAGAGAGCCGGAGAGCTTTCCGAAGAGGAG GTTGAACGCATTATAACCATCATGCAGAACCCACGACAGTACAAGATCCCTGACTGGTTCCTGAACAGACAGAAGGATGTCAAAGACGGCAAATACAGCCAG GTCTTGGCCAACGGTCTAGACAACAAACTGCGTGAGGATCTGGAGCGGTTGAAGAAGATCCGTGCACACAGGGGTCTGCGGCACTTCTGGGG tctcCGTGTGCGTGGCCAGCACACCAAGACCACAGGCCGGAGAGGACGCACAGTCGGTGTGTCCAAGAAGAAGTAA